The Pirellulales bacterium genome window below encodes:
- a CDS encoding PEP-CTERM sorting domain-containing protein (PEP-CTERM proteins occur, often in large numbers, in the proteomes of bacteria that also encode an exosortase, a predicted intramembrane cysteine proteinase. The presence of a PEP-CTERM domain at a protein's C-terminus predicts cleavage within the sorting domain, followed by covalent anchoring to some some component of the (usually Gram-negative) cell surface. Many PEP-CTERM proteins exhibit an unusual sequence composition that includes large numbers of potential glycosylation sites. Expression of one such protein has been shown restore the ability of a bacterium to form floc, a type of biofilm.) encodes MNRFRRPSRSVSIWLSRGVAVALSWLGVGAQLAAAAVTTVGAVPNAPPVGGGAVVGAFTIGDGAFGSVTVNAGTAITSTGGATIGNNLAGVGVVSLTGFGSDWTITGSASDLTLGDEGMGQVTIANSARLIVPDDTFIAAQSTSSGKLVVTGLGSLYDGGDQVTVGVGGVGIVEVLNGGAGESDEFFVGGGATGQGFVTINGELSRWTASTVAIGDSGRGKLVLSDGGRLTSTGVAGLGSSAGSVGEVEISGVGSQWTSTGSSVTLGASGTGSLTIRNGGRATISSAITVASTAASVGYLTVDGDGSRLTVAGAFSTSLGEAYVTVSNGGVVRSTTLSITAGGRVTLAGGRWEAASASNSAVIVSGLFEGSGVVDAQGVTISGGAARGRLQTAAGDRLRLTGLAVNNGLIDLAGGELDVAGTLVNDNPTADIDARNGAVLRVGGAGLVNNNGGQLSITSGVVDVFGAVTNNTGAEIAVVGGSTAVFHDAVTNNGTIFVSPGSEIVTLENLGFVPSSIMSIQLAPVDELSDPTDAHGLVSVGGSTTLAGTLAVSLAGYVPQAGDVFPILRASQGVSGTFAVESLPTLGGGFAFDVQYTSDAVLLAVTGGGFLEADFNQDGFVNGADLTIWKNAYGAGAQGDATGDGKSDGADFLVWQRQFGSAPPAALAAKAAVPEPTSLFLLTLAVSVAYARRQIC; translated from the coding sequence ATGAACCGTTTCCGCCGTCCGTCGCGCTCCGTCTCGATTTGGCTGTCCAGGGGAGTCGCGGTCGCCTTGTCGTGGCTGGGAGTCGGGGCGCAGCTCGCCGCGGCGGCGGTGACGACGGTCGGCGCCGTGCCGAACGCGCCTCCGGTCGGCGGCGGCGCCGTTGTGGGGGCGTTTACGATCGGCGACGGCGCGTTCGGCTCGGTCACGGTCAATGCCGGCACCGCGATCACCAGCACCGGCGGCGCGACCATCGGCAACAACCTGGCGGGCGTCGGCGTGGTGAGCCTGACTGGCTTTGGTTCCGACTGGACAATCACTGGCTCCGCGAGCGATCTGACCCTGGGCGACGAAGGGATGGGGCAAGTTACGATCGCCAACTCGGCGCGGCTCATCGTCCCCGACGACACGTTCATCGCCGCCCAGTCGACCAGCAGCGGCAAGCTCGTCGTCACTGGATTAGGAAGCCTGTACGACGGGGGCGATCAGGTCACCGTCGGCGTCGGCGGCGTGGGGATCGTCGAAGTGCTCAACGGCGGCGCCGGCGAGAGCGACGAGTTCTTCGTCGGCGGCGGCGCGACGGGGCAAGGGTTCGTCACGATCAACGGCGAATTGTCCCGCTGGACCGCCTCGACTGTCGCCATCGGCGACTCGGGACGGGGAAAGCTGGTTCTTTCGGACGGCGGACGACTGACGTCCACGGGTGTCGCCGGGCTCGGGTCGTCGGCCGGCAGCGTCGGCGAGGTTGAAATCTCCGGCGTCGGCAGTCAATGGACCAGCACCGGTTCTAGCGTCACGCTCGGCGCCAGCGGGACCGGCTCGCTGACGATTCGCAACGGCGGACGGGCGACGATCTCCTCGGCGATCACCGTCGCCTCGACCGCCGCGTCGGTCGGTTATCTCACGGTCGACGGCGACGGGTCGCGGCTCACAGTGGCCGGGGCGTTCTCAACCTCCCTCGGCGAAGCCTACGTCACGGTCTCCAACGGCGGGGTCGTCCGCTCGACGACTTTGTCGATTACTGCCGGCGGCCGCGTCACGCTGGCGGGGGGACGCTGGGAAGCCGCCTCAGCGTCCAACTCGGCCGTCATCGTCAGCGGTCTGTTCGAGGGTTCCGGCGTCGTCGACGCCCAGGGCGTCACCATCTCCGGCGGCGCAGCCCGCGGCCGCCTGCAGACCGCTGCGGGCGATCGCCTGCGACTGACTGGTTTGGCGGTGAACAACGGCTTGATCGACCTGGCCGGCGGCGAGTTGGACGTCGCCGGCACGCTAGTCAACGACAACCCCACCGCCGACATCGACGCCCGTAACGGCGCCGTGCTCCGCGTCGGCGGCGCGGGGCTCGTCAACAACAACGGCGGTCAGCTTTCCATCACCAGCGGCGTGGTCGACGTGTTCGGCGCCGTGACCAACAACACGGGCGCCGAAATCGCCGTCGTTGGCGGATCGACGGCCGTCTTTCACGACGCGGTGACCAACAACGGCACGATCTTCGTCTCCCCGGGGAGCGAGATCGTGACGCTCGAGAACCTCGGCTTCGTCCCCTCGTCGATCATGTCGATTCAACTGGCCCCGGTCGACGAGTTGAGCGACCCGACCGACGCCCACGGGCTGGTCAGCGTCGGCGGATCGACGACCCTCGCCGGCACGTTGGCGGTGTCGCTGGCCGGGTACGTCCCCCAGGCGGGGGACGTGTTTCCGATTCTGCGCGCCTCGCAGGGGGTCTCCGGCACGTTCGCCGTCGAGTCGCTGCCGACGCTGGGGGGCGGATTCGCGTTCGACGTGCAGTACACGTCCGACGCCGTGTTGTTGGCCGTCACGGGGGGCGGGTTCCTCGAGGCCGACTTCAACCAGGACGGATTTGTGAACGGCGCCGATCTGACGATTTGGAAAAACGCCTACGGTGCGGGCGCCCAAGGCGACGCCACCGGCGACGGCAAGAGCGACGGCGCCGACTTCCTCGTCTGGCAGCGGCAGTTCGGCAGCGCGCCGCCAGCCGCTCTCGCGGCGAAGGCCGCCGTGCCCGAACCGACTAGTCTCTTTCTCCTAACCCTAGCGGTGAGCGTGGCTTACGCGCGGCGGCAGATCTGTTGA